Proteins encoded together in one Planctomyces sp. SH-PL14 window:
- a CDS encoding serine/threonine protein kinase — protein sequence MAVSIDQLSTTVLECGLLSQEELQALRRRHSPKDAARFAALLVDLKHLTDYQRTQILENNGRALMLNDYIILDLLGQGGMGMVFKARHRRMDRVVALKTFLPDPTRAPRQMARFLREIKVLARLSHPNIVVVYDAGQSEGIDYFAMELVSGTDLQKLVASEGVLSVERAVGFTLQAAAGLGHAHDQAVIHRDIKLSNLILDDKGIVKILDLGLASDAGPASDISVGQAAVGTVDYMAPEQAQGLSNADARSDVYSLGVTLWHLLVGRPVYDGPTVYAKIHAHVSVPTPSLREQRPDVPPELDRVFQKMLSKQPHKRHQSMREVIEELRTCVPNTANVPEKVGAGARSTSAPSQQPPHGAGGSDSPVNWGAETMAGGLPPESPLRDTSNALGLNQPTIVAPPRPQTQTPRRTDGSSSKTQPRKRTESQHTMPTMMPWVMLGVLFLLIVPGVAGYVAYSLMYVPPLKEVVLPPAELPAEVVPGGSPLVSPGKPNS from the coding sequence ATGGCTGTTTCAATCGATCAGTTGTCGACAACAGTTCTGGAATGCGGGCTGCTGTCGCAGGAGGAACTGCAGGCACTCCGCCGTCGGCACTCCCCGAAGGACGCCGCACGGTTCGCGGCGCTCCTAGTGGACCTTAAGCATCTGACCGATTACCAGCGGACGCAGATTCTTGAGAACAACGGTCGGGCGCTGATGCTGAATGACTATATCATCCTCGATCTGCTCGGACAGGGGGGGATGGGGATGGTCTTCAAGGCCCGCCATCGCAGGATGGACCGAGTCGTCGCTCTGAAGACATTCCTGCCCGACCCCACCCGCGCCCCGCGGCAAATGGCCCGCTTCCTCCGCGAGATTAAAGTCCTGGCGCGGCTCAGCCACCCAAACATCGTGGTGGTCTATGACGCCGGTCAGTCCGAAGGGATCGACTACTTCGCGATGGAGCTGGTCTCCGGAACCGACCTTCAAAAGCTGGTCGCCAGCGAAGGGGTGTTGTCGGTTGAGAGGGCGGTGGGGTTCACGCTCCAAGCGGCTGCCGGATTGGGTCATGCCCATGACCAGGCAGTGATTCATCGCGATATCAAGTTGTCGAACCTGATCCTCGACGATAAAGGGATCGTCAAGATCCTCGACTTAGGACTCGCCTCCGACGCGGGGCCGGCCTCGGACATCAGCGTTGGGCAGGCTGCGGTAGGAACCGTCGATTACATGGCCCCCGAGCAGGCCCAGGGGCTCTCGAATGCGGACGCGCGCAGCGATGTCTACTCACTTGGAGTCACCCTTTGGCACCTGCTGGTTGGACGACCAGTTTATGACGGGCCGACGGTCTATGCCAAAATCCATGCCCACGTTTCTGTGCCCACTCCCTCGCTGCGGGAGCAGCGGCCCGATGTGCCGCCAGAGCTAGATCGAGTGTTCCAAAAAATGCTGTCTAAGCAGCCACATAAACGTCACCAGTCGATGCGTGAGGTGATCGAGGAACTGCGGACTTGCGTGCCGAATACCGCCAATGTTCCGGAGAAAGTAGGTGCAGGGGCTCGCTCCACATCTGCTCCGTCGCAACAGCCGCCCCACGGAGCAGGCGGATCCGACAGCCCGGTCAACTGGGGGGCCGAGACGATGGCTGGCGGCCTTCCTCCCGAGTCACCCCTCCGGGACACTTCGAACGCGTTGGGCCTCAATCAACCTACGATAGTCGCGCCTCCGCGTCCGCAGACGCAGACGCCGCGCCGCACGGACGGTTCGAGTTCGAAAACTCAGCCTCGCAAGCGGACTGAATCGCAGCATACTATGCCCACCATGATGCCATGGGTCATGTTAGGCGTCCTGTTTCTGCTGATTGTGCCAGGAGTCGCTGGCTATGTGGCATACTCCCTGATGTATGTACCGCCGCTCAAAGAAGTCGTGCTGCCACCTGCCGAACTGCCGGCGGAAGTAGTGCCAGGCGGTTCGCCCCTGGTGAGTCCCGGCAAACCGAACTCGTGA
- a CDS encoding GYF domain-containing protein translates to MTAFGMDQTRYFIRIRGQVKGPYSVEQLCRMAGRGQFSKLHQVSVDQFRWSPATEMTQVFQAKTASGPQEAVPPGAAAGIKEWYYNAGESKIGPVDEAFIKDLIAKQMISRETLVWKAGLPSWLEARQFFPNSFAPSKASRGRWIATVAGIVAALVVVVGGGIWFFRSPSSSAMAKADKTSSGKTVPAKAGSGVLIANSRSGGGSESVPAVAIESTDLSDEAVNAAVNSATGMVVAFLSIDLETGEHHEENLGHGTCFSVTADGIALTNRHVIDDHRAYLKSTPEGRVSRLTSSLKASYGIKREAGRIAVDKDGKPQPDPEMHAIIDAYVKKIDRIKPVLMTYFGGKGFPSELVHTSRRFDMAVLKIERTESPYFALSNSSTTAKLSAVLAFGFPGVAQLAVTDEEQAIAKARSEPKTAAELFFGKESHRDTYKTSGFELTPTPGEISVVQEESGGLYNAQHTAPIRPGNSGGPLVFRNGQSSGVVYGINTMYLKNDSPVYIAFPVAQMRQELEGDGEEEAGLTNLTWR, encoded by the coding sequence ATGACGGCTTTTGGAATGGATCAGACACGCTATTTCATCCGCATCCGCGGACAGGTCAAAGGTCCGTATTCCGTCGAGCAACTCTGCCGCATGGCCGGGCGTGGGCAGTTCAGCAAGCTGCACCAGGTCTCCGTCGACCAGTTTCGCTGGAGCCCGGCGACCGAAATGACGCAGGTCTTCCAGGCCAAGACCGCCAGCGGCCCCCAGGAGGCCGTCCCTCCCGGAGCCGCGGCCGGGATCAAGGAGTGGTACTACAACGCGGGCGAATCCAAGATCGGCCCCGTGGACGAAGCGTTCATCAAGGATCTGATTGCCAAGCAGATGATCTCGCGGGAAACGCTGGTCTGGAAAGCGGGGTTGCCGAGCTGGCTGGAGGCCCGGCAGTTCTTTCCCAACTCCTTCGCCCCCTCCAAAGCCTCGCGCGGCCGATGGATCGCGACGGTCGCCGGCATCGTCGCGGCGTTGGTGGTCGTTGTCGGAGGAGGGATCTGGTTCTTCCGGTCCCCATCTTCGTCCGCGATGGCGAAGGCCGACAAGACGTCGTCAGGCAAGACGGTGCCCGCGAAGGCGGGATCCGGCGTATTGATCGCGAACTCTCGGTCGGGCGGTGGTTCGGAATCCGTACCGGCCGTGGCGATCGAGTCGACGGATCTGTCCGACGAAGCCGTAAACGCCGCGGTCAACAGCGCAACCGGGATGGTGGTCGCGTTCCTCAGCATCGATTTGGAGACCGGCGAGCACCACGAGGAGAACTTGGGACACGGGACTTGCTTCTCGGTGACTGCCGACGGCATCGCGTTGACCAATCGGCATGTGATCGACGACCACCGGGCCTACCTGAAATCGACTCCGGAAGGGCGAGTCAGCCGGCTGACGTCGTCCCTTAAAGCCAGTTACGGTATCAAGCGAGAGGCTGGGCGGATCGCCGTCGACAAAGATGGCAAGCCGCAGCCCGACCCCGAGATGCACGCGATTATCGACGCCTACGTCAAAAAGATAGACAGGATCAAGCCTGTGCTGATGACGTACTTTGGAGGGAAGGGTTTCCCGTCCGAACTCGTCCACACCAGCCGTCGCTTCGATATGGCGGTCCTGAAGATCGAACGGACTGAGTCGCCATACTTCGCCCTCAGCAACAGCAGCACGACTGCGAAGTTATCGGCTGTTCTGGCCTTCGGTTTCCCCGGAGTGGCCCAGTTGGCCGTGACGGACGAGGAGCAGGCGATCGCCAAGGCCCGCAGCGAGCCCAAGACGGCAGCGGAACTGTTCTTCGGCAAAGAAAGCCACCGCGATACTTACAAAACCAGCGGTTTCGAACTGACCCCCACTCCCGGCGAGATCAGCGTTGTTCAGGAGGAGTCTGGGGGGCTCTACAACGCGCAACACACCGCCCCGATTCGCCCCGGGAACTCGGGGGGACCGCTTGTCTTCCGAAATGGCCAGTCCAGCGGCGTGGTGTATGGGATCAACACCATGTACCTGAAGAATGATTCGCCTGTGTACATCGCCTTTCCGGTGGCCCAGATGCGTCAGGAGCTGGAAGGGGACGGAGAAGAAGAAGCGGGGCTCACCAACCTGACCTGGCGGTGA
- a CDS encoding toll/interleukin-1 receptor domain-containing protein yields MASSGNRDIQDSEAACPRLGSTSSAASRFLDEEELAASSDLSREIDRALVRARFLIVVCSRRTRESQWVNREIVRFRELGRHDRILALLIDGEPHEAFPIALGEIRRAATARGEGSLAALELIEPLASDVRPRKDLTAKVVRTRARLRILASLLEVDFDDLRQREAERRRSQVMQFTIALGILLVGMVAGSCEYLRQRRATHAAEIQADKDRRLALAESAAADAARRNEAEAKKNAELAKQNAATAETLKKAQEELTEQQRLARVKAESERAW; encoded by the coding sequence ATGGCTTCATCGGGAAATCGAGACATTCAAGACTCCGAAGCGGCTTGTCCGCGACTTGGGAGTACGAGCTCGGCTGCGTCCCGTTTTTTGGATGAAGAGGAATTGGCTGCATCCTCTGATCTCAGCCGGGAGATCGATCGAGCATTGGTCCGGGCCAGATTTCTAATCGTGGTTTGTTCGCGGCGGACGCGCGAATCGCAATGGGTCAATCGAGAGATCGTTCGTTTTCGAGAGCTAGGGCGACACGATCGCATCCTCGCCCTGCTGATCGATGGCGAGCCGCACGAGGCGTTCCCTATCGCATTGGGCGAGATCCGCCGCGCGGCGACCGCGAGAGGTGAGGGCTCGCTCGCTGCGCTGGAACTTATCGAGCCTCTGGCGTCGGACGTTCGTCCGCGGAAAGACCTCACCGCAAAAGTCGTCCGGACGCGAGCTCGACTCCGAATCCTGGCATCGCTTCTGGAGGTCGACTTCGACGATTTGCGACAGCGAGAGGCCGAGCGGCGGCGGTCGCAGGTCATGCAGTTCACCATAGCTCTCGGGATTCTCTTGGTCGGGATGGTGGCCGGTTCGTGCGAGTATTTAAGACAGCGCCGTGCGACGCACGCGGCCGAGATTCAAGCGGACAAGGATCGGCGGCTGGCTTTGGCAGAGTCGGCCGCCGCGGATGCCGCCAGAAGAAACGAGGCCGAGGCCAAGAAGAACGCAGAACTGGCGAAGCAGAACGCCGCAACCGCCGAAACGCTGAAGAAGGCCCAAGAAGAACTGACGGAGCAGCAGCGGCTGGCACGGGTCAAAGCGGAGTCGGAGCGTGCGTGGTGA
- a CDS encoding WD40 repeat domain-containing protein — translation MYVQEIQRIPLLWTENRHDLIRETLARKEIADNIHRGLEWTYWNHKLGINQEFTTIESENFRGFGLALNTQGTRVAVSDLREAGVWDVRTGRSLWKHLIGTGDPWSGGRHGWHNGVMFSPDGRLVAAISREDQRIFEIRPKSYLRIWDAESGVQKFAVEADREISGRAAGFSPNGQWIVADGDPWKAWNIRSHEMVQGPPSVSGIRQSVVDFETDATIPNIAFFGDGTMFANSRRDIWRLNGELYRSGNEFRGPVEPVDYRCVFPAVSEPMVCEVGKDNSLVAKTGHTSTKLHTGYVWSLAASEGDVAIGCNDKIVRLWEPEAAVKREFRGSQGPCSVAVSRAAVAAIDAEGRTIVWPRSKDVQRKYEALPIPDAVALGKWGDTSGVHNGVDLWSNAEPANRAARVRSRDGKSYSIPIRGAPPFPIVRSPDGKLLAFVYNQHSTDPPNRPQRGPASTIEVWRLGDAAPILSKEFAESAGGSFDRSGTRFACRVSSVGVLIFDLTTGKIISQFPSSEAHFGYCFSPSGKTVVIGEDESFSVYNVDSGALLHQRRPGAILYGIDRTGRWIVASHYANSPQGQTMFLLDLEDPEESRVVLPSLDVDIHAIAVTKNQQRLVVQTDDGLFIASVNDGAILAEIPTTEWLDLFDVDTALGAVAELWTKGP, via the coding sequence GTGTATGTCCAGGAGATCCAGCGGATCCCACTGTTATGGACAGAGAACCGGCACGACCTGATCCGTGAAACTCTGGCCAGGAAGGAGATCGCCGACAACATCCATCGCGGTTTGGAATGGACCTACTGGAACCACAAACTCGGAATCAATCAGGAGTTCACGACGATCGAGTCGGAGAACTTTCGGGGGTTCGGACTGGCCCTCAATACTCAAGGGACCCGGGTGGCAGTGAGTGATTTGCGCGAAGCCGGCGTTTGGGATGTGCGAACAGGACGCTCGCTTTGGAAACATCTGATTGGGACCGGCGATCCCTGGAGTGGGGGGCGTCATGGCTGGCACAACGGAGTGATGTTCAGTCCGGACGGAAGACTGGTGGCGGCGATCTCCCGCGAGGATCAGCGCATCTTCGAGATTCGGCCGAAATCCTACCTCCGAATCTGGGATGCCGAGTCCGGCGTCCAGAAGTTTGCCGTGGAAGCAGATCGGGAGATCAGTGGGCGGGCCGCAGGCTTCTCGCCCAACGGTCAATGGATCGTCGCTGACGGTGATCCCTGGAAGGCTTGGAACATCCGGAGTCACGAGATGGTCCAGGGACCGCCTTCAGTCAGTGGCATCCGCCAGTCTGTGGTTGACTTTGAAACGGATGCGACAATTCCCAACATTGCGTTCTTCGGAGATGGAACAATGTTCGCCAACAGCCGCCGTGACATTTGGCGTCTGAACGGCGAACTGTACCGCAGCGGAAATGAGTTCCGAGGACCGGTGGAGCCGGTCGATTATCGGTGCGTCTTCCCCGCCGTCTCAGAACCGATGGTGTGTGAGGTCGGCAAGGACAACAGCCTGGTGGCGAAAACGGGACACACGTCGACAAAGCTCCACACGGGATACGTGTGGAGCCTTGCCGCAAGCGAGGGAGATGTTGCGATCGGGTGCAACGATAAGATTGTCCGGCTCTGGGAACCCGAGGCAGCCGTAAAACGGGAATTCCGCGGATCTCAAGGCCCCTGCAGTGTCGCGGTCTCCCGGGCGGCCGTCGCGGCGATCGATGCTGAGGGGCGGACTATCGTTTGGCCCCGGTCCAAGGACGTCCAGCGGAAGTATGAGGCGCTGCCCATTCCGGACGCTGTTGCTCTAGGAAAATGGGGGGATACTTCGGGTGTCCACAATGGAGTGGATCTCTGGTCGAACGCGGAGCCGGCAAATCGAGCGGCTCGCGTCCGCTCCCGCGACGGCAAGTCGTATTCGATTCCGATTCGCGGCGCGCCCCCTTTCCCGATCGTGCGGAGCCCGGACGGCAAGTTGCTCGCGTTCGTCTACAACCAACATTCGACCGACCCGCCTAATCGCCCCCAGAGGGGGCCCGCTTCGACGATCGAAGTGTGGCGGTTAGGCGACGCCGCTCCAATCCTGTCAAAGGAGTTTGCGGAAAGCGCGGGCGGAAGTTTCGATCGATCTGGAACACGGTTCGCCTGTCGTGTGTCCAGTGTCGGAGTGCTGATTTTCGATCTGACAACGGGAAAGATCATTTCCCAGTTCCCATCTTCGGAAGCTCACTTTGGATATTGCTTTAGCCCGTCAGGGAAGACGGTCGTTATCGGCGAAGATGAAAGCTTCAGCGTGTACAACGTCGATTCAGGGGCGCTTCTCCACCAGCGTCGACCTGGAGCCATTCTGTATGGCATCGACCGAACAGGCCGCTGGATCGTGGCGAGTCACTATGCGAATTCTCCGCAGGGGCAAACCATGTTCCTTCTGGATCTCGAGGATCCTGAGGAGAGCCGCGTGGTGCTGCCATCCCTCGACGTTGACATTCATGCCATCGCGGTCACCAAGAATCAACAGCGGCTCGTAGTTCAGACAGATGATGGGCTGTTTATTGCCTCCGTCAACGATGGAGCGATTCTCGCCGAGATCCCGACCACCGAATGGCTCGATCTGTTCGACGTCGATACCGCACTGGGTGCGGTCGCAGAACTCTGGACGAAGGGGCCTTGA